Proteins encoded in a region of the Chelonoidis abingdonii isolate Lonesome George chromosome 2, CheloAbing_2.0, whole genome shotgun sequence genome:
- the DSEL gene encoding dermatan-sulfate epimerase-like protein: MALMFTLHILFLALVMFALSTFEESVSNYSDWVTFTENVHQYEKQKLQDFSANQKLKKAILHPSLYFDAEDIQALRQKSRTSHLHLFRAIRGAVTVMLSNPSYYLPPPKHADFAAKWNEIYGNNLPPLAFYCLLCPEDKAAFDFVLEYMDRMAGYKDWLVENAPGDEVPLGHSLTGFATAFDFLYGSLDNIRRQKYLKKIWVVSEEMYEYSKVRSWGKQLLHNHQATNMLALLTGALVTGVDKKSQTNVWKHAVVDVMEKTMFLLNHIVDGSLDEGVAYGSYTAKSVTQYVFLAQRHFGINNLENNWLKMHFWFYYATLLPGYQRTVGIADSNYNWFYGPESQLVFLDKFVMKNGAGNWLAQQIRKHRPKDGPMVPSTAQRWSTLHTEYIWYAAELTPQPPPDYGTAKMYVFPNWGVVTYGAGLPNTQTNTFVSFKSGKLGGRAVYDIVHVQPYSWIDGWRSFNPGHEHPDQNSFTFAPNGQVFVSEALYGPKFSHLNNVLVFAPSPTSQCNQPWEGQLGECAQWLKWIGDETGDSAGEIITASQHEEMMFVSGEAASAYSSAMKLKSVYRTLLLLNAQTLLVVDHIEKEKDSPLSSVSAFFHNLDIDFKYIPYKFMNKYSGAMMDVWDAHYKMFWFDHHGNSPVARIQEAEQAAEFKKRWTQFINVTFPMKTTVTRVAYVFYGPYVNVSNCRFIDDSKYGFQIFLNVNNTENIVSIVTEYHSLRTRFNYLGFGGFAKVADQNKVIKFGLGTEAVREQITNNRTVFPFGFKVNIIAGLVLGISLIILAFQWRFYISFSKLLRWILILVITLWFIELVDVWSTCTQPICAKWSSDIINVDPNTGNTAKQLEGNPVVLPDVVITSLPSSGADILKQLFFNSSDFIYIRIPTTYLDIPETEFEIDSFVDACEWKASDIQSGRLRLLRGWLQSLVQDTKLHLQNIHLREASRNKLAQHSTISKDKKRRSRKRESLSEQRSRTRGKLDKDAEYIRELRRHLAYYPYARPVLSLSSGSWTLKLPFFQEIMGPSMRALYVVRDPRAWIYSMLYKSKPSLYSLKNVPQHLAMLFNVEGGKEKCGLHSRYAFEYESLREELLDSRSNAVSVLSHLWLANTAAALRVNGDLLQTNYQLVKFEDIVSSPQKTAEAIYAFLGIPLSPASLNQILFATSTNLFYLPYEGEISPTSIHAWEQNMPIEEIRLIEDICCTLMDHLGYPKFTV; the protein is encoded by the coding sequence ATGGCTCTTATGTTTACACTACATATTTTATTTCTAGCGTTAGTGATGTTTGCTCTCTCCACTTTTGAAGAATCTGTAAGCAATTACTCTGACTGGGTGACTTTCACAGAAAATGTGCATCAATATGAAAAACAGAAACTGCAAGATTTCAGTGCCaaccagaagctgaaaaaagCTATTCTTCATCCAAGCTTATATTTTGATGCTGAAGATATCCAAGCACTGAGGCAAAAGTCTCGTACAAGCCATTTACATCTGTTCAGAGCTATCAGAGGTGCAGTGACAGTTATGCTGTCCAACCCATCATACTACCTACCTCCACCCAAGCATGCTGATTTTGCTGCAAAGTGGAATGAGATTTATGGTAACAATCTGCCTCCCTTAGCTTTTTATTGTTTGCTATGCCCAGAAGATAAAGCTGCCTTTGATTTTGTTTTAGAATACATGGACAGAATGGCTGGCTACAAAGACTGGCTGGTTGAGAATGCTCCAGGAGATGAAGTGCCACTTGGCCACTCCTTAACAGGTTTTGCCACTGCTTTTGACTTCTTATATGGCTCACTGGATAACATCAGAAGACAAAAATATCTAAAGAAGATTTGGGTTGTGAGTGAGGAAATGTACGAATATTCAAAAGTCCGCTCATGGGGAAAGCAACTTCTCCATAACCACCAAGCCACTAATATGCTAGCACTGCTCACAGGTGCCCTGGTTACTGGGGTGGACAAAAAATCTCAGACAAATGTTTGGAAACATGCCGTTGTTGATGTGATGGAAAAAACCATGTTTCTGCTCAATCACATTGTAGATGGCTCTTTGGACGAAGGAGTAGCTTACGGCAGTTACACAGCTAAGTCAGTAACCCAATATGTTTTCCTGGCCCAGCGCCATTTTGGTATTAATAACCTAGAAAACAATTGGCTGAAAATGCACttttggttttattatgccaCACTGTTACCAGGCTATCAGAGGACTGTGGGCATAGCAGATTCTAATTATAACTGGTTTTATGGCCCTGAAAGCCAGCTGGTTTTCCTGGATAAGTTTGTAATGAAGAATGGAGCTGGCAATTGGCTGGCACAACAGATTAGAAAGCACAGGCCCAAGGATGGCCCAATGGTGCCATCCACTGCACAGAGGTGGAGCACACTTCACACTGAATACATCTGGTATGCTGCAGAGCTAACTCCTCAACCTCCCCCTGACTATGGCACTGCTAAGATGTATGTGTTTCCTAACTGGGGGGTTGTTACTTATGGGGCTGGGTTGCCAAATACTCAGACCAACACCTTTGTGTCTTTTAAATCCGGAAAGCTTGGTGGCCGTGCAGTCTATGACATAGTTCACGTTCAGCCATATTCCTGGATTGATGGATGGAGGAGTTTCAATCCAGGACATGAACATCCAGATCAGAACTCCTTTACTTTTGCCCCCAATGGACAGGTGTTTGTATCTGAGGCCCTATATGGACCCAAATTCAGCCACTTGAATAATGTACTGGTGTTTGCTCCATCTCCTACAAGTCAGTGTAATCAGCCTTGGGAGGGACAACTTGGGGAGTGTGCCCAGTGGCTTAAGTGGATTGGTGATGAGACTGGAGACTCAGCTGGGGAGATTATAACAGCCTCTCAGCATGAGGAGATGATGTTTGTGAGTGGTGAGGCAGCATCTGCCTACTCTTCTGCAATGAAACTGAAAAGCGTGTATCGTACTTTGCTACTCCTAAATGCTCAGACATTGCTAGTAGTAGACCATATTGAGAAGGAGAAAGACTCTCCCCTCAGCTCTGTCAGTGCCTTCTTTCATAATCTTGACattgattttaaatatataccCTATAAGTTTATGAACAAATATAGTGGAGCCATGATGGATGTGTGGGATGCTCACTATAAGATGTTTTGGTTTGATCATCATGGGAATAGTCCTGTTGCCAGGATACAAGAGGCAGAGCAAGCCGCAGAGTTCAAAAAGCGATGGACTCAGTTCATAAATGTTACCTTTCCCATGAAAACCACTGTTACAAGAGTTGCATATGTGTTCTATGGACCGTATGTTAATGTTTCTAACTGCAGATTCATAGATGATTCCAAATATGGATTTCAAATTTTTCTAAATGTCAACAACACTGAAAATATTGTCTCTATTGTGACTGAATATCACAGTCTGAGGACAAGGTTCAATTATTTGGGATTTGGTGGCTTTGCCAAGGTAGCTGATCAAAACAAAGTTATCAAATTTGGTCTAGGCACTGAAGCTGTCCGAGAACAGATAACAAATAATAGAACAGTTTTCCCATTTGGATTCAAAGTGAATATAATAGCAGGATTAGTTTTGGGCATTAGTTTGATAATACTGGCTTTTCAGTGGCGGTTTTACATTTCCTTCAGCAAATTGTTGCGCTGGATACTAATACTGGTTATCACACTGTGGTTTATTGAGCTGGTGGATGTATGGAGCACTTGCACTCAGCCTATCTGTGCAAAATGGAGCAGTGACATCATAAATGTAGACCCAAATACAGGCAATACAGCCAAACAGTTAGAAGGAAACCCTGTTGTTTTGCCAGATGTAGTAATTACCTCACTTCCCAGTTCCGGAGCAGACATTTtaaagcaacttttttttaacagcagTGATTTCATATACATCAGAATCCCTACAACTTACCTTGATATCCCTGAAACTGAATTTGAAATTGACTCATTTGTAGATGCATGTGAATGGAAGGCTTCTGATATCCAAAGTGGCCGTCTCCGTCTACTCCGAGGCTGGCTCCAGTCCCTAGTCCAAGACACAAAACTGCATTTACAAAATATTCATTTACGTGAAGCCAGCAGAAATAAATTAGCTCAGCATTCTACCATAAGTAAGGACAAAAAGAGAAGATCCAGAAAGAGAGAGTCTTTGTCAGAACAAAGAAGCAGGACAAGAGGAAAATTAGACAAAGATGCTGAATACATTAGGGAACTGAGGAGACACCTTGCCTATTATCCATATGCACGTCCTGTGCTTAGTTTAAGTAGTGGGAGCTGGACATTAAAGCTTCCTTTCTTTCAAGAAATCATGGGTCCCTCAATGAGGGCATTGTATGTAGTGAGGGACCCTCGGGCATGGATCTACTCAATGTTGTATAAAAGTAAGCCAAGTCTTTACTCCTTGAAAAATGTTCCACAGCACTTAGCTATGCTGTTTAATGTGGAAGGCGGGAAAGAAAAATGTGGTTTACATTCACGCTATGCCTTTGAATATGAATCACTGAGGGAAGAACTCTTGGATTCTAGGTCAAATGCAGTTTCTGTGCTGTCCCATTTGTGGCTAGCAAACACAGCAGCAGCGCTGCGAGTAAATGGGGATCTGCTGCAGACAAATTATCAGCTGGTCAAGTTTGAAGATATTGTGAGCTCTCCTCAGAAGACAGCTGAAGCAATTTATGCTTTCCTTGGTATTCCTCTGTCTCCTGCTAGCTTAAACCAAATATTGTTTGCCACCTCCACCAATCTTTTCTACCTTCCTTATGAAGGTGAAATATCACCAACTAGTATTCATGCCTGGGAACAAAATATGCCTATTGAAGAAATTAGACTGATTGAGGACATCTGTTGTACCTTGATGGACCACTTAGGATACCCAAAGTTTACAGTTTAA